A single window of Scylla paramamosain isolate STU-SP2022 chromosome 41, ASM3559412v1, whole genome shotgun sequence DNA harbors:
- the LOC135093058 gene encoding ribosomal RNA-processing protein 7 homolog A-like isoform X2 has protein sequence MVVLKFSKESKTGHQLLWKQHSVRTHSDAKPVNRTLFVVNVPPYCDKRALTHLFSQYGKVRQVHLHKRPTSAPAMRPRYPHFSRPTPVLGFKAAYVVFTQTSALKKVLALPAGTELTLSTEERPVLTGIRKWQRQYNAGFVKRDRLAEEVKKVMRDYDAKKERERTAGQQEPDSEGWVTVISDKKKKPHLEKVDEVKKKKGSKKKKQQQLVNFYSFQQRQAKMNHLAELRKKFEEDKKRIAQMRNSRKFRPY, from the exons A TGGTGGTGCTCAAGTTCAGCAAGGAAAGCAAGACTGGTCATCAGCTGCTGTGGAAACAACACTCAGTCCGCACCCACAGCGATGCCAAGCCAGTCAACCGCACCCTGTTTGTCGTCAATGTGCCTCCGTACTGTGacaag agggCGCTCACACACCTGTTCTCGCAATACGGCAAGGTGAGACAGGTGCACCTCCACAAGCGTCCCACCTCCGCCCCAGCCATGCGCCCCAGATACCCACACTTCTCCCGTCCTACGCCagtcctg GGCTTCAAGGCGGCTTATGTGGTATTCACCCAAACGTCGGCACTCAAGAAGGTCCTGGCACTTCCTGCTGGCACTGAGCTCACCCTGTCCACTGAGGAGAGGCCTGTGCTGACTGGAATACGGA AGTGGCAGCGGCAGTACAACGCAGGATTTGTGAAGCGGGACAGGCTGgcggaggaggtgaagaaagtaATGAGGGATTATGACGccaagaaggagagggagaggacggcAGGTCAACAGGAGCCGGACAGCGAAGGATGGGTGACTGTGATCTCTGA caagaagaagaagccacATTTGGAGAAGGTGgatgaggtgaagaagaagaagggaagcaagaagaagaagcaacagcagctgGTCAATTTTTACTCCTTCCAACAACGCCAGGCTAAAATGAATC ATCTTGCCGAGTTAAGGAAGAAAtttgaagaggacaagaagaggataGCACAAATGAGGAACTCCAGAAAGTTTAGACCGTACTag
- the LOC135093058 gene encoding ribosomal RNA-processing protein 7 homolog A-like isoform X1, whose translation MDRPDKVLGFKVVVLKFSKESKTGHQLLWKQHSVRTHSDAKPVNRTLFVVNVPPYCDKRALTHLFSQYGKVRQVHLHKRPTSAPAMRPRYPHFSRPTPVLGFKAAYVVFTQTSALKKVLALPAGTELTLSTEERPVLTGIRKWQRQYNAGFVKRDRLAEEVKKVMRDYDAKKERERTAGQQEPDSEGWVTVISDKKKKPHLEKVDEVKKKKGSKKKKQQQLVNFYSFQQRQAKMNHLAELRKKFEEDKKRIAQMRNSRKFRPY comes from the exons ATGGACCGCCCCGACAAAGTGCTAGGCTTCAAGG TGGTGGTGCTCAAGTTCAGCAAGGAAAGCAAGACTGGTCATCAGCTGCTGTGGAAACAACACTCAGTCCGCACCCACAGCGATGCCAAGCCAGTCAACCGCACCCTGTTTGTCGTCAATGTGCCTCCGTACTGTGacaag agggCGCTCACACACCTGTTCTCGCAATACGGCAAGGTGAGACAGGTGCACCTCCACAAGCGTCCCACCTCCGCCCCAGCCATGCGCCCCAGATACCCACACTTCTCCCGTCCTACGCCagtcctg GGCTTCAAGGCGGCTTATGTGGTATTCACCCAAACGTCGGCACTCAAGAAGGTCCTGGCACTTCCTGCTGGCACTGAGCTCACCCTGTCCACTGAGGAGAGGCCTGTGCTGACTGGAATACGGA AGTGGCAGCGGCAGTACAACGCAGGATTTGTGAAGCGGGACAGGCTGgcggaggaggtgaagaaagtaATGAGGGATTATGACGccaagaaggagagggagaggacggcAGGTCAACAGGAGCCGGACAGCGAAGGATGGGTGACTGTGATCTCTGA caagaagaagaagccacATTTGGAGAAGGTGgatgaggtgaagaagaagaagggaagcaagaagaagaagcaacagcagctgGTCAATTTTTACTCCTTCCAACAACGCCAGGCTAAAATGAATC ATCTTGCCGAGTTAAGGAAGAAAtttgaagaggacaagaagaggataGCACAAATGAGGAACTCCAGAAAGTTTAGACCGTACTag
- the LOC135093056 gene encoding uncharacterized protein LOC135093056, which yields MPPAASPRAFRYTTMRPKSGGKSGGRARRPSSPARLANKVGDARSRSSASSVVVEVRVESPTTSAPSTTTTAAATPRHRGRSARPVQAAEELGPASHLLTHPLVVQMRDGAPATGHRGTLGPRSAATTDAPHTTITITTTTTTTTAATTTSSTTTTPATTTTTTTTVAPAAGEAEVVEQSVVASVTRSEAQNSAPQRPHVGSPEAQQGMAPQGLAPFGHAPEGWAPFGTAPEGVAPQGVLPGGVHPEGVAPEGAVGLRLVDASVAAGGAAANSTVGYVVESHNVRRFRHEERTPEGLIIGEYGEVDHQTGDVNGVRYVADSTADPRLIYDSLMTFLQL from the coding sequence ATGCCGCCGGCCGCCTCCCCCCGCGCCTTCCGCTACACCACCATGCGGCCCAAGTCAGGCGGCAAGAGCGGCGGCAGGGCGCGGCGGCCTTCGAGCCCTGCCCGCCTGGCCAACAAGGTGGGAGACGCCCGCAGccgctcctccgcctcctccgtggtggtggaggtgagggtggaGTCCCCCACCACCAGTGCGCCCtctaccacaaccaccgccgccgctaCGCCTAGGCACCGGGGTCGCAGTGCCCGCCCCGTGCAGGCCGCCGAGGAGCTTGGCCCCGCCAGCCACCTGCTGACCCACCCCCTGGTGGTGCAGATGCGGGACGGCGCCCCCGCCACTGGCCACAGGGGCACCCTCGGCCCCCGCTCTGCTGCCACCACTGATGCGcctcacaccaccatcaccatcaccaccaccaccaccaccaccacagctgctaccaccacctccagcaccactaccacacctgccaccaccaccaccaccaccaccacagtagcCCCTGCGGCTGGGGAGGCAGAGGTGGTGGAGCAGAGCGTGGTGGCCTCAGTGACCCGCTCTGAAGCGCAGAACAGCGCTCCTCAGCGGCCCCATGTCGGCTCCCCTGAGGCCCAGCAGGGGATGGCGCCCCAGGGCTTGGCGCCCTTCGGGCACGCTCCCGAGGGTTGGGCTCCTTTCGGCACAGCTCCCGAGGGCGTAGCGCCGCAGGGCGTCCTGCCCGGGGGCGTACATCCCGAGGGCGTGGCGCCGGAGGGCGCGGTGGGGTTGCGGCTGGTGGACGCCAGCGTGGCGGCGGGGGGCGCGGCGGCAAACAGCACGGTGGGCTATGTGGTGGAGAGCCATAACGTGCGGCGCTTCCGCCACGAGGAGCGCACCCCCGAGGGCCTGATCATCGGCGAGTACGGCGAGGTGGACCACCAGACGGGCGACGTGAACGGCGTGCGCTACGTGGCGGACAGCACGGCGGACCCGCGCCTCATCTACGACTCCCTCATGACCTTCCTGCAGCTGTGA
- the LOC135093060 gene encoding uncharacterized protein LOC135093060 — protein MAAMDHVSSPAASAMQQPAISSPMAPPTEFGHQERGQRNSTALEEPLGKQGEGGEGVGKQQQQQQEGQQEWEASSQPQVEGGEQKEVEEVFNPEEYWRVVSGNMVSALQEAVKDGQQGWQQLCGKEQLCLSRLQDLCKAAHSLNISFHNQRDSLHSTVLSMASSFKK, from the exons ATGGCCGCCATGGATCACGTGTCTTCACCAGCAGCCTCAGCCATGCAGCAACCAGCCATTTCCTCCCCCATGGCGCCTCCTACCGA GTTTGGGCACCAGGAGAGAGGCCAGAGGAACAGCACTGCCCTTGAGGAACCCCTAGGGAAGCAGGgcgaagggggggagggggtagggaagcagcagcagcagcaacaggaggggCAGCAGGAGTGGGAAGCCTCGTCACAGCCTCAGGTGGAAGGTGGAGagcagaaggaggtggaggaggtgtttAACCCTGAGGAGTATTGGagag TGGTGAGTGGGAACATGGTGTCAGCGCTGCAGGAGGCAGTGAAGGACGGGCAGCAGGGGTGGCAGCAGCTCTGTGGCAAGGAGCAGCTGTGTCTGTCGCGCCTGCAGGATCTGTGCAAGGCCGCCCACAGTTTGAATATTAGTTTCCATAATcag cGGGACAGCCTCCATTCAACCGTCCTCAGCATGGCGTCGTCCTTCAAGAAGTAA